In Zingiber officinale cultivar Zhangliang chromosome 3B, Zo_v1.1, whole genome shotgun sequence, a single window of DNA contains:
- the LOC122055684 gene encoding uncharacterized protein LOC122055684: MSRSGRKHHLSRVLDAHISTVQETLRILERPADSGLEKVEWSEVVKLGDEVSKQATMAGMLWSGEAPEMKALEENIGAYCNILHGFILLCHGSTVGAGPTLHANINVSAKQVVECSLALLREAVSSYESRNREKRLSIPQLAGAVWESCTAFKKSPTANCTAIGRAITQVAVSVKDVLREMGELKEFKSTAAPNGSGGEDSNRAPESTSTDEEGDDLAETDIGDDLSAEEMAVAQLIISVVSDTLTAIKELIRYISGLLKSSSLKVNSKESTDSLEKLLSCCREMGSEVNELGASVYPPQEVYQMKSSVEKMHDLVGKMRIEVTSLEGSSNDVFATFKRLESSLANLENGLGNDVARRMGKLVV; this comes from the exons ATGTCACGGAGCGGAAGAAAGCATCACCTCTCTCGCGTGCTCGACGCTCACATCTCCACCGTCCAGGAAACCCTCCGG ATTCTGGAGCGCCCGGCAGATTCGGGTCTTGAAAAGGTGGAATGGTCGGAAGTCGTCAAGCTGGGGGATGAGGTCTCTAAACAAGCAACTATGG CCGGAATGCTTTGGAGTGGAGAAGCACCTGAAATGAAGGCATTAGAAGAAAACATTGGCGCTTACTGTAACATACTTCATGGTTTTATCTTACTTTGCCATGGAAGTACAGTTGGAGCAGGGCCTACTCTTCATGCAAACATCAATGTTTCTGCCAAGCAAGTTGTGGAATGCAGCCTCGCACTACTAAGAGAAGCAGTTTCCTCCTATG AATCACGCAACCGTGAAAAAAGGTTGTCGATCCCGCAGCTCGCTGGGGCAGTCTGGGAATCATGCACTGCTTTCAAGAAAAGCCCAACCGCAAACTGCACTGCTATTGGGCGAGCCATAACTCAGGTAGCTGTTTCTGTGAAGGATGTCCTTCGAGAAATGGGAGAGCTCAAGGAATTCAAATCCACAGCTGCTCCTAATGGATCAGGAGGTGAAGACTCCAATAGAGCCCCCGAGTCAACATCCACTGATGAAGAGGGTGATGACTTAGCTGAGACTGATATTGGCGATGATCTCTCGGCCGAGGAGATGGCAGTTGCACAATTAATCATTTCTGTGGTTTCTGATACACTAACTGCCATCAAAGAGCTGATTCGGTATATTTCAGGCTTACTAAAGAGCTCCAGTCTTAAAGTTAACTCCAAAGAGTCCACCGACTCCTTGGAGAAACTTCTTAGTTGCTGCCGGGAGATGGGATCTGAGGTGAATGAGCTGGGAGCTAGTGTCTATCCACCACAGGAGGTGTATCAAATGAAATCCAGTGTAGAGAAGATGCATGATCTAGTCGGTAAGATGCGAATCGAAGTCACCAGCCTTGAAGGCTCATCCAATGATGTTTTTGCCACCTTCAAACGATTAGAGAGTTCTTTGGCAAACCTGGAGAATGGACTGGGTAATGATGTAGCTAGGAGAATGGGAAAGCTAGTCGTTTAG